Proteins from a genomic interval of Candidatus Nanosynbacter sp. HMT-352:
- a CDS encoding dihydrolipoyl dehydrogenase family protein, with the protein MSQKPTFDYDYIVIGSGAGGSPAASILASAGKKVAVVEKSTFGGESPNWGDVPTGFLTHALNVYQTAKDAAKFGLRTNSVGYNYPSLLSWKDKVVKRTGAGGNRYYYEKQGISVFAGNAHFLSPNEIAVNRRYLSARKFLIATGSDWQIPEIPGLSAVSYHTPKTIFSLKRPPKTMFIVGAGATALELAHIFSTLGTKVYVAEKSSRILSTFDPEVSALVTNDAKNRNISILARTKIIAIQKSSIQKRVTFLQGRIEKSVRVDEILIADQQLPATDLGLENAGVKYTENGILVNSYLQTSARHIFAAGNVTDANIQTHTALAQSRIAAHNLLHNNKIKFNDSPRLQVAFTQPEIAQIGMNEYDCKVKGISAKIAIVPLTTTVRSNITDQRIGFVKLIVDKKRVIIGGTIVGPHASDMAAELALAVRHKITSEELASTPHCFTSWSEAVRIAAGKLL; encoded by the coding sequence ATGTCGCAAAAACCAACTTTTGACTATGACTATATCGTAATTGGTAGCGGCGCTGGCGGGTCACCCGCAGCCAGCATATTAGCAAGTGCCGGAAAAAAAGTTGCTGTTGTAGAAAAATCAACATTCGGCGGGGAATCGCCAAACTGGGGAGATGTACCAACTGGATTCTTAACTCACGCTCTTAACGTTTATCAAACAGCCAAAGATGCCGCTAAGTTTGGACTGCGCACCAACTCGGTTGGGTATAATTACCCTTCTCTACTCTCCTGGAAAGACAAAGTCGTAAAGAGAACTGGAGCTGGCGGCAATCGCTATTATTACGAAAAGCAAGGCATTAGTGTTTTTGCTGGCAATGCACATTTCTTGAGTCCGAATGAAATAGCCGTCAATCGCAGATATTTGTCCGCTCGCAAATTTCTCATTGCAACTGGATCTGATTGGCAAATTCCAGAAATACCTGGATTAAGTGCCGTTTCTTATCACACTCCAAAAACTATTTTTAGCTTGAAGCGCCCACCAAAAACCATGTTCATTGTTGGCGCGGGAGCTACGGCACTAGAATTGGCACATATCTTCTCCACCCTGGGAACAAAAGTTTACGTAGCAGAAAAATCGTCCAGAATATTATCAACATTTGACCCAGAAGTCAGTGCTTTGGTTACGAATGACGCAAAAAATCGCAATATTTCAATCTTAGCTCGCACTAAGATTATCGCTATACAAAAATCGTCTATACAAAAGCGCGTCACTTTTCTGCAGGGGCGAATAGAAAAATCTGTGCGCGTTGATGAGATTCTAATTGCCGACCAACAATTGCCTGCGACAGATTTAGGATTAGAAAACGCTGGCGTAAAATATACCGAAAATGGCATTTTGGTTAATTCTTACCTGCAAACTTCCGCTCGGCATATTTTTGCCGCAGGAAATGTAACTGACGCTAATATCCAAACTCACACAGCTTTAGCGCAGAGTCGTATTGCGGCTCATAATTTGCTACATAATAATAAGATTAAATTCAATGATTCCCCACGCTTACAAGTTGCATTTACTCAGCCAGAAATAGCTCAAATTGGAATGAATGAATATGATTGTAAGGTGAAAGGAATAAGCGCAAAAATAGCAATTGTTCCGCTCACGACTACGGTACGCAGCAATATTACCGACCAGCGAATAGGTTTTGTGAAATTGATCGTTGACAAAAAACGAGTTATCATAGGCGGAACGATCGTCGGACCGCACGCTAGCGATATGGCAGCTGAGCTAGCCCTGGCCGTTCGACATAAAATTACCAGCGAAGAACTAGCGTCCACTCCGCATTGTTTTACTTCTTGGTCAGAAGCCGTGCGAATTGCCGCTGGAAAACTTCTATAA